In Scylla paramamosain isolate STU-SP2022 chromosome 19, ASM3559412v1, whole genome shotgun sequence, a single genomic region encodes these proteins:
- the LOC135109534 gene encoding uncharacterized protein LOC135109534, translating to MVVEMVVLILVTLHTQEVVDLLAETGVERCGDWLSMLEDTEVNRTALDCVVRHITSDEWEDVIITDSTITSARALLPLIPSKVVRIELSRKESDVQGLIFEHHKYTVLHLHHQYRHPDQATLCDSLLRAMPRSHLKWFTGHLSGAGTQLLQEYRGLGYLRLAVCDQDAQEVLAAISAVHASLPQLQFLCESVTL from the exons atggtggtggagatggtggtacTAATCCTagtaactctacacacacaggaggtggTGGACCTGCTGGCGGAGACTGGTGTGGAAAGGTGTGGTGATTGGCTGTCCATGCTGGAGGACACTGAAGTGAACAGGACTGCCTTGGATTGTGTTGTCAGACACATTACAAGTGATGAGTGGGAGGATGTAATAATAACAGacagcaccatcaccagtgCCAgggccctcctccccctcatcccctccaagGTGGTACGGATAGAGCTAAGCAGGAAGGAATCAGACGTGCAGGGGCTCATCTTTGAACACCACAAATACACTGTGCTGCACCTGCACCACCAATACAGGCATCCAGACCAAGCCACTCTCTGTGACTCCTTGCTGCGTGCCATGCCCAG GAGTCACCTTAAGTGGTTCACGGGTCACCTAAGTGGTGCCGGCACACAGCTGCTGCAGGAGTACCGGGGCCTGGGGTATCTCCGCCTGGCCGTGTGTGACCAAGACGCCCAAGAGGTTCTGGCCGCCATCAGCGCCGTCCACGCGTCGCTGCCTCAGCTACAGTTCCTCTGTGAGTCTGTGACGCTGTGA